A genomic window from Salvia splendens isolate huo1 unplaced genomic scaffold, SspV2 ctg152, whole genome shotgun sequence includes:
- the LOC121789165 gene encoding malate dehydrogenase — MAKDPVRVLVTGAAGQIGYALVPMIARGVMLGADQPVILHMLDIPPAAEALNGVKMELVDAAFPLLKGVVATTDAVEACTGVNIAVMVGGFPRKEGMERKDVMSKNVSIYKSQASALEKHAAANCKVLVVANPANTNALILKEFAPSIPEKNITCLTRLDHNRALGQISERLNVQVSDVKNVIIWGNHSSTQYPDVTHATVSTPAGEKPVRELIADDQWLNTEFIATVQQRGAAIIKARKLSSALSAASSACDHIRDWVLGTPEGTWVSMGVYSDGSYNVPSGLIYSFPVTCKNGEWCIVQGLSIDEFSRNKLDLTAKELSEEKDLAYSCLS, encoded by the exons ATGGCCAAGGATCCAGTTCGTGTTCTCGTTACCGGCGCTGCTG GGCAAATCGGATATGCTCTTGTTCCTATGATTGCGAGGGGGGTTATGTTGGGCGCAGACCAGCCTGTGATCCTCCACATGTTGGATATTCCACCAGCTGCTGAGGCACTTAATGGTGTTAAGATGGAATTGGTGGATGCAGCATTTCCACTTCTTAAAG GTGTTGTTGCCACCACTGATGCTGTCGAAGCTTGCACTGGTGTCAATATTGCTGTGATGGTTGGTGGATTCCCAAGGAAAGAGGGTATGGAGAGGAAAGATGTGATGTCCAAGAATGTCTCCATCTACAAATCCCAAGCTTCTGCTCTTGAGAAGCATGCTGCTGCTAACTGCAAG GTTTTGGTTGTTGCTAACCCTGCCAATACCAATGCGTTGATCCTGAAAGAATTTGCTCCATCTATTCCCGAGAAGAACATTACCTGTTTGACTAGATTGGACCATAACAGGgctcttgggcagatttcaGAGAGATTGAATGTTCAAGTATCCGATGTTAAAAATGTCATTATTTGGGGTAACCACTCTTCAACACAGTACCCTGATGTCACTCATGCTACTGTAAGCACTCCGGCTGGAGAAAAGCCTGTCCGTGAGCTCATTGCTGATGACCAATG GTTGAACACAGAATTCATTGCCACTGTCCAGCAGCGTGGAGCTGCTATTATCAAGGCAAGGAAGCTCTCCAGTGCACTTTCTGCGGCTAGTTCTGCTTGTGACCATATCCGCGACTGGGTTCTTGGAACTCCAGAG GGAACTTGGGTATCAATGGGAGTATACTCTGATGGTTCATACAATGTTCCTTCTGGACTCATTTACTCCTTCCCAGTTACTTGCAAGAATGGAGAATGGTGCATTGTTCAGG GACTATCCATCGATGAATTCTCAAGGAACAAGTTGGATTTAACTGCTAAAGAGCTCAGTGAGGAGAAAGATCTCGCGTATTCATGTCtgtcttag